From a region of the Odoribacter splanchnicus DSM 20712 genome:
- a CDS encoding alpha-amylase, with amino-acid sequence MENGVMMQYFEWNMPNDGDLWNQLKRDASHLHAIGITAVWIPPAYKALKQDDEGYGTYDLYDLGEFDQKETIRTKYGTKQQLQEMIDELHKNQVGVYLDAVMNHKAGADYTEKFMAREVNPDQRTEQLGEPYEIEGWTGFNFPGRGNKYSDFKWHWYHFSGIDCDVATGKKGIFQIVGEGKTWSEGVDDENGNYDFLMFADIDFDHPEVVEEMKKWGIWVSQELHLDGMRLDAIKHINDQFIAHFLEAVRAKQGQQFYAVGEYWKNDKDSLDKYLSEVKYKIDLFDVPLHYHFFQASQKGRDYDLQELFNDTLVNDHPDLAVTFVDNHDSQKNSSLESQVKDWFKPLAYGLILLRKDGYPCIFYGDYYSIKRKQSPHRPILDILLDARKKYAHGEQLDYFDHPNTIGFTRKGDEAHPHSGLALLISNGEDGDKIMQVGTEHQGEIWHEITGNRQEEVTIDEEGNGKFTVSGSKLAVWVVKI; translated from the coding sequence ATGGAAAACGGAGTCATGATGCAATATTTCGAGTGGAATATGCCCAACGATGGGGATTTGTGGAATCAGTTGAAACGGGATGCCTCTCATTTACATGCGATCGGAATTACGGCTGTCTGGATTCCCCCAGCCTACAAAGCCCTGAAACAAGACGATGAAGGATATGGTACTTATGATCTTTATGATCTGGGAGAATTCGATCAAAAAGAAACCATCCGGACAAAATACGGTACCAAACAGCAACTACAGGAAATGATCGACGAGCTGCACAAAAATCAGGTCGGTGTCTATCTGGATGCCGTGATGAACCACAAAGCCGGAGCGGACTATACCGAAAAATTCATGGCCCGGGAAGTAAACCCCGACCAAAGAACAGAACAACTCGGTGAGCCCTATGAAATCGAAGGATGGACCGGTTTCAATTTTCCGGGCCGGGGAAATAAATACTCGGATTTCAAATGGCACTGGTATCATTTTTCAGGCATCGACTGCGACGTAGCTACCGGTAAAAAAGGAATTTTTCAGATTGTCGGTGAAGGAAAAACCTGGAGTGAGGGGGTAGACGACGAAAACGGCAACTACGATTTCCTGATGTTTGCCGATATCGACTTCGATCACCCGGAAGTAGTGGAAGAAATGAAGAAATGGGGGATCTGGGTCAGCCAGGAATTACACCTCGACGGGATGCGTCTCGATGCCATCAAACACATCAACGATCAATTTATCGCACATTTCCTCGAAGCCGTCAGAGCTAAACAAGGACAACAATTTTATGCCGTAGGGGAATATTGGAAAAACGATAAAGACTCGTTGGACAAATACCTTTCCGAGGTTAAATATAAGATAGACTTATTCGATGTCCCTTTACATTATCATTTTTTCCAGGCTTCACAAAAAGGCAGGGACTACGATTTACAAGAACTTTTCAACGACACCCTGGTCAACGACCATCCCGACTTAGCGGTCACTTTTGTAGACAATCACGATTCCCAGAAAAACAGTTCCCTGGAATCTCAAGTCAAAGACTGGTTCAAACCTCTGGCCTATGGCTTGATCTTATTGAGAAAAGACGGGTATCCCTGTATTTTCTACGGCGATTATTATAGCATTAAAAGAAAGCAATCTCCTCACCGTCCGATCCTGGATATTTTATTGGACGCCCGTAAAAAATATGCCCACGGCGAACAGCTAGACTATTTCGATCACCCCAATACAATCGGCTTCACCCGTAAAGGGGATGAAGCCCATCCGCATTCCGGCCTGGCCCTTCTGATCTCGAACGGTGAAGACGGAGATAAAATTATGCAGGTAGGCACAGAACACCAAGGAGAAATATGGCACGAAATTACCGGTAACCGCCAGGAAGAAGTAACCATAGATGAAGAGGGAAACGGTAAGTTTACAGTATCCGGTAGTAAACTGGCTGTTTGGGTCGTAAAGATCTGA
- a CDS encoding MFS transporter translates to MNTSFADIEKKENRKDLIISICVFLSGFSCFAQLYYFQPLLPDLAKDFILSASESSFAISFSTLGMVFGLFTTMFVADRIPRKKMIGTGLLSSSIFSVAASFSPTFLPLILLSAAKGFLLSGATSVSMAYIAEEVSSRNKGKIMGLYIAGNALGGMAGRVISSWIGALYTWRIASVSIGLICALFAILFLLFSPRSTNFMPRKESFHTLIIANLQLITSKALIPFYLTGGLILGVFVSLYNYLGFYLTKAPFNFPEHYIHYIYLMYIFGIFGSIATAGLTRYFTHFKVLKAMFLVSAAGILLLYITDFRVVTLGLAVFTFNFFVVHVLCNRIVSDYNLSKRSVTISIYLLTYYLGSSLLGWGTGVILDTWGWQYFLGSLILILLINYGIVIGGIKRMRADLS, encoded by the coding sequence ATGAATACTTCTTTTGCAGACATAGAAAAAAAGGAGAACCGGAAGGACCTGATTATTTCAATATGTGTATTCTTATCGGGGTTCTCCTGTTTTGCCCAGCTCTACTATTTCCAGCCTTTGTTACCGGATTTAGCCAAAGATTTTATTCTCTCGGCCAGCGAAAGCAGTTTCGCTATTTCTTTTTCGACTTTGGGAATGGTCTTCGGTCTTTTTACCACCATGTTCGTGGCCGACCGCATTCCCCGGAAAAAAATGATCGGTACCGGTTTACTCAGTTCGTCGATCTTTTCCGTTGCGGCCTCTTTCTCCCCGACCTTTCTTCCGCTGATTTTGCTCAGTGCTGCCAAAGGTTTTCTATTATCCGGAGCCACATCCGTATCCATGGCTTACATTGCGGAAGAGGTATCGTCCCGCAACAAAGGGAAAATCATGGGCCTGTATATCGCCGGAAACGCATTGGGAGGTATGGCCGGACGAGTCATTTCATCCTGGATCGGAGCCCTTTACACCTGGCGGATCGCATCGGTCAGCATCGGTTTGATCTGCGCCTTATTCGCCATACTGTTCTTACTGTTCAGCCCCCGCTCCACCAACTTTATGCCCCGCAAGGAAAGCTTTCATACCCTCATCATAGCAAATCTCCAACTGATCACCTCAAAAGCATTGATCCCTTTCTACCTGACCGGAGGATTGATCCTGGGGGTTTTCGTCAGTTTATACAATTACCTGGGATTCTATCTGACCAAAGCACCTTTCAATTTCCCGGAACATTATATCCACTATATTTATTTAATGTATATATTCGGTATTTTCGGGTCGATTGCGACAGCCGGACTCACCCGGTACTTCACTCATTTTAAGGTATTAAAAGCCATGTTTTTAGTTTCAGCTGCCGGCATTTTACTATTATACATCACCGACTTCCGGGTCGTGACTTTAGGACTGGCTGTATTTACTTTCAATTTTTTCGTCGTACATGTTTTATGCAACCGTATTGTCAGCGATTACAATCTCTCCAAGCGTTCGGTCACTATCTCTATTTATCTGCTCACCTACTACCTGGGATCCAGTTTGCTGGGTTGGGGTACGGGTGTGATCCTGGATACCTGGGGATGGCAATATTTCCTGGGGAGTCTGATCCTGATCCTCCTGATAAATTACGGTATTGTTATCGGAGGTATAAAGCGCATGCGAGCCGATCTTTCTTAA
- a CDS encoding NVEALA domain-containing protein has protein sequence MKKRTVKIGILLFFVVLATIGTKLADNDKISSFGLMFSNLEALASAEGGYDQKIWERFYRPDGTGYNCAQPGNETCTGR, from the coding sequence ATGAAAAAAAGAACTGTAAAAATAGGTATATTACTTTTCTTTGTAGTATTAGCTACTATCGGGACAAAACTGGCTGACAATGATAAAATTTCGTCCTTTGGATTAATGTTTTCGAACTTGGAGGCATTAGCAAGTGCAGAAGGAGGTTATGATCAAAAAATTTGGGAAAGATTCTATAGACCTGATGGAACGGGATATAACTGTGCACAGCCAGGTAATGAAACTTGTACAGGAAGATAA
- a CDS encoding 6-bladed beta-propeller, translating into MKNTILILVLCLFIGSCKDSLTVNEEVDTITASIEQEDEISLFDFVSQVRLIPLETTDSSLVAHITKIITSKDKIFIYDRIQNQIFIFNREGQFISKINRKGRGPEEYMSISDLAINPFNGCLEILDPWGKLLAFDLNGKYLHSFRLPKDLHAYDEFIPLSRDSIAFYSLSEPSTLNIYSRTTSKIVYSGFKSSKKLSINSPLSSFYRFRDTVYFSRYLYDDVFAITPTNIAPAYRWFFPGHKYDPNEVIPEYDRNNRKDYFAIQELLPYTHVNNLETDLYRYTCLSIRSGKKYVNVLHNKKTQRNIVFHKTKEGVIFTPYVLNDSIALGPIEPWRKKEEYLNEQVLDDENNQILNQLTEDSNPILIEYILKKE; encoded by the coding sequence ATGAAAAATACCATTCTTATATTAGTTCTCTGCCTATTTATCGGCAGCTGTAAAGACTCACTCACCGTTAACGAAGAAGTAGATACTATCACCGCTTCTATCGAACAGGAAGACGAGATATCCCTGTTCGATTTCGTTTCCCAGGTCCGTCTGATTCCTTTGGAAACGACAGATTCTTCATTAGTCGCCCATATTACTAAAATTATTACCTCTAAAGACAAGATTTTTATTTACGATCGTATCCAGAATCAAATTTTCATTTTCAACCGAGAAGGACAGTTTATTTCTAAAATAAACCGAAAAGGGAGAGGACCCGAAGAATATATGTCTATTTCAGATTTAGCCATAAATCCTTTCAACGGATGCCTGGAGATACTCGATCCCTGGGGAAAACTGCTTGCTTTTGATTTAAACGGTAAATATCTCCATTCTTTCAGGTTACCCAAAGACCTGCATGCATACGATGAATTCATTCCTTTGAGCCGAGACAGTATTGCCTTTTATAGTCTATCAGAACCTTCTACATTAAATATTTATTCCCGGACTACTTCAAAAATCGTTTACAGTGGTTTTAAAAGTTCAAAAAAATTATCCATAAACTCGCCCTTGAGCAGTTTTTACCGTTTCCGAGACACCGTATATTTTTCCCGTTATTTATACGATGATGTATTCGCCATTACCCCGACAAACATAGCTCCTGCCTATCGATGGTTTTTCCCGGGACACAAATACGACCCGAACGAAGTGATTCCCGAATACGACCGAAATAATAGAAAAGATTATTTTGCCATACAGGAATTACTCCCCTATACGCATGTCAATAACCTGGAAACCGATTTATACCGTTATACTTGTCTCTCTATCCGATCCGGCAAAAAATATGTAAATGTTCTACACAATAAAAAGACACAGCGGAATATTGTATTTCACAAAACCAAAGAAGGAGTCATCTTCACTCCCTATGTTCTAAACGATTCCATTGCTCTCGGTCCCATCGAACCCTGGAGAAAAAAAGAAGAATATCTGAATGAACAAGTACTCGACGACGAAAACAATCAAATATTAAATCAGCTGACAGAAGATAGTAATCCTATTCTAATCGAATATATTTTAAAAAAGGAATAG
- a CDS encoding glycoside hydrolase family 13 protein — MEQNNRIWWKEAVVYQIYPRSFKDSNGDGIGDLCGIISCLDYIKSLGVDVIWLNPIYASPNDDNGYDISDYRAIMKEFGTMEDFDLLLREVHARNLKLILDLVVNHTSDEHPWFQEARKSRKNPYYTYYHWWPVEQETPPLRPSYFEESAWTYDPHTRAWYLHYFSRKQPDLNWENREVREAVYDMMRFWFDKGIDGFRMDSIPLIAKDPAFPPIDRKKYPDLFSSYAHGPHLHEYLHEMNREVLSKYDIMTVGEGSAVTYKEVEKFVGPERQELDMLYGFGPSEVRNYTTADCPDSGIGYSLIALKKMFSGWDKAVGKGWPAIYLGNHDQPRMLSRFGDDRPQFRVYAAKMLATFLLTMRGTPYWLAGDEIGMCNPKFDRIGDYRDIATLNQYKQIEKRKGDTQWFLQMQQQTSRDNARTPFQWDNSGQAGFTTGMPWIGVNPDYRKINVAAQEKDPWSVLNYFRQLIALRKSSPDLVYAGYTLLDAKNPRTYTYLRKGEKYHYLVVLNFSSKQAEAYPGIDMQGAEILMCNYGDLPQLDKVVSLRPYEAVVMRSEEFGG; from the coding sequence ATGGAACAGAATAACAGAATTTGGTGGAAAGAAGCGGTGGTTTATCAGATATATCCCCGTAGTTTTAAAGACAGTAATGGTGATGGAATCGGAGATTTATGCGGAATCATTTCCTGTTTGGATTACATCAAAAGCCTGGGAGTCGATGTGATTTGGCTGAATCCGATTTATGCTTCGCCTAATGATGATAATGGATACGATATCAGTGATTACCGGGCTATTATGAAAGAGTTCGGAACGATGGAAGATTTCGATTTGTTACTTCGGGAAGTGCATGCCCGGAATTTAAAACTGATACTGGATTTGGTCGTAAATCATACCAGTGACGAGCATCCCTGGTTTCAGGAAGCCCGCAAGTCGCGGAAGAATCCGTATTATACCTATTATCACTGGTGGCCGGTGGAACAGGAAACTCCTCCCTTGCGTCCGAGTTATTTCGAGGAGTCGGCCTGGACTTACGACCCTCATACCCGGGCCTGGTATTTACACTATTTTTCGCGGAAACAGCCCGATCTCAATTGGGAAAACCGGGAGGTGAGAGAAGCGGTGTATGATATGATGCGTTTTTGGTTCGATAAAGGAATCGATGGTTTTCGGATGGATTCTATTCCTTTGATCGCTAAAGACCCGGCTTTCCCGCCTATCGACCGGAAGAAGTATCCGGATTTGTTTTCTTCTTATGCACATGGACCTCATTTGCACGAATATTTGCACGAAATGAACCGCGAAGTATTGAGTAAATACGATATAATGACCGTTGGAGAAGGTTCGGCCGTTACTTATAAAGAAGTGGAAAAATTTGTCGGGCCCGAGCGGCAGGAATTGGATATGTTATATGGATTCGGCCCTTCGGAAGTCCGGAATTATACAACGGCCGATTGTCCCGATTCAGGTATCGGCTATAGCCTGATCGCTTTGAAAAAAATGTTCTCCGGTTGGGATAAAGCGGTCGGGAAGGGATGGCCTGCCATTTATCTGGGAAATCACGATCAGCCCCGGATGTTGAGTCGTTTTGGAGATGACCGCCCGCAATTCAGAGTATATGCCGCTAAGATGCTGGCGACTTTTTTACTGACGATGCGGGGCACTCCTTATTGGTTGGCAGGTGATGAAATCGGGATGTGTAATCCGAAGTTCGACCGGATCGGGGATTATCGGGATATTGCGACTTTGAACCAATACAAACAGATAGAAAAACGCAAAGGAGATACGCAATGGTTTCTTCAGATGCAGCAACAGACTTCCCGGGATAATGCGCGGACACCCTTTCAATGGGATAACTCGGGACAAGCCGGTTTTACAACCGGAATGCCCTGGATCGGAGTGAACCCCGACTATCGGAAAATCAATGTCGCGGCCCAGGAAAAAGATCCCTGGTCGGTATTGAACTATTTCCGGCAATTGATCGCTTTACGGAAAAGTTCTCCGGATCTTGTTTATGCCGGCTATACCTTGTTGGATGCAAAAAATCCCCGGACCTATACTTATCTCCGTAAAGGAGAAAAATATCACTATCTTGTTGTACTGAATTTCTCTTCCAAACAGGCTGAGGCTTATCCGGGAATCGATATGCAGGGAGCGGAAATTTTAATGTGCAACTATGGCGATCTGCCTCAGTTAGATAAGGTAGTATCTTTACGGCCATACGAAGCGGTGGTGATGCGGTCGGAGGAATTCGGCGGTTGA
- a CDS encoding MATE family efflux transporter, translating to MNRRILQLAIPSIVSNITVPLLGLVDVTIVGHLGSAAYIGAIAVGGLLFNILYWNFGFLRMGTSGLTSQAYGRKDADAEVKVLVQAVSVGLISAAAILILQYPVERLAFYLLDTSPEVEQYAVTYFRVCIWGAPAVLAMYGFKGWFIGMQNSRFPMYIAIAVNIINIVCSLCFVFVLGMKVEGVALGTVVAEWSGLAMALLLWRKRYGWLRSRIVLRNSLQSVAMRRFFAVNRDIFLRTVCLIAVTTFFTSTGARQGDTILAVNTLLMQLFTLFSYIMDGFAYAAEALAGRYIGACDLKQLRHAVRNLFGWGVGMSLLFTLLYGVGGKNFLSLLTNDQQVIRVAGDYYYWVLAIPLAGFSAFLWDGILIGATATRQMLWAMAVAAEAFFLIYYCFAGGTDNHILWLAFLVYLSLRGILQTLWGQRIFSPRYLKQG from the coding sequence ATGAACCGACGGATTTTACAACTGGCGATACCTTCTATTGTATCTAATATCACAGTCCCTTTACTCGGTTTGGTGGATGTCACGATTGTCGGGCATCTCGGATCGGCGGCCTATATCGGTGCAATTGCGGTGGGAGGATTGTTGTTCAACATCCTCTACTGGAATTTCGGTTTCCTGCGTATGGGTACCAGTGGGTTGACTTCTCAGGCCTATGGACGTAAGGATGCCGATGCAGAGGTAAAAGTATTGGTACAAGCGGTCAGTGTCGGTTTGATTTCTGCTGCCGCTATTCTGATCCTGCAATATCCTGTCGAACGGCTGGCCTTTTATTTATTGGATACCAGCCCGGAGGTAGAACAATATGCCGTCACCTATTTCCGGGTGTGTATTTGGGGGGCTCCGGCTGTATTGGCGATGTATGGTTTCAAGGGATGGTTTATCGGAATGCAGAATTCCCGTTTCCCCATGTATATCGCTATCGCGGTCAATATCATCAATATTGTCTGTAGCCTCTGTTTTGTGTTCGTCCTGGGCATGAAGGTGGAAGGGGTGGCTTTGGGAACCGTAGTGGCCGAATGGTCGGGATTGGCTATGGCTTTGTTATTGTGGAGAAAGCGTTACGGGTGGTTGCGTTCCCGGATCGTTTTGCGCAATAGTTTACAATCGGTGGCTATGCGCCGTTTTTTTGCCGTTAACCGGGATATTTTTTTAAGGACTGTTTGCTTAATCGCCGTCACTACTTTTTTCACTTCTACCGGTGCACGTCAGGGCGATACTATTCTCGCAGTGAATACTTTGCTGATGCAGCTTTTTACCCTTTTTTCCTATATTATGGATGGTTTTGCCTATGCTGCCGAAGCGCTGGCCGGGCGGTATATCGGGGCTTGTGATCTGAAACAGCTCCGGCATGCGGTGCGCAATTTATTCGGTTGGGGAGTCGGGATGTCACTTTTATTTACCTTGTTGTATGGCGTAGGAGGGAAAAATTTTTTAAGTTTATTGACCAATGATCAACAGGTGATCCGGGTGGCAGGAGATTATTATTATTGGGTATTGGCCATTCCTTTAGCAGGTTTCAGTGCTTTTTTATGGGACGGTATCCTGATCGGAGCTACGGCTACCCGCCAGATGCTGTGGGCTATGGCAGTCGCAGCAGAGGCTTTTTTCCTGATTTATTACTGTTTTGCGGGAGGAACCGATAATCATATCCTGTGGTTGGCATTTCTGGTATATCTTTCATTGCGTGGTATCCTGCAAACACTTTGGGGACAGCGGATATTTTCACCACGATACCTGAAACAGGGCTGA
- a CDS encoding clostripain-related cysteine peptidase: MKFKVFSKIRFFFLIYSVMIFSACHDSDKIEPEYGERTVLIYMAADNNLNKDGETNIKSILKGMEQTAGRLVIYIDPRYDVPRLLTVKGGKGCRLDTLETYTEENSASPEVLARVVKEVQKRYPASSYGLVLWSHGLGWVLPEYSFPGGYAMRLPDPDMPRTKYYAEDEHPGTTGKAYMDIREMAARLPGHFSFILWDVCFMGGIEVAYELRNKTDYMIASPAEVISDGFPYEKMMPLLWGGEEAMKQICREYYNHYNKYQVNSLWRSAVVGLVKTEELEPLVAKVRTLLAGKTDYVRAWHYPLSKGGLPMVFFDFGDYIRKMTTEEEYNSFKKQLDRVVIYKAATEKLFGDEVPADKFSGLTSYIPFSEWSDMNTYYYTLDWGATVYENN, encoded by the coding sequence ATGAAGTTCAAGGTATTTAGTAAAATTCGTTTTTTCTTTCTGATATATAGCGTTATGATCTTTAGCGCTTGCCATGATTCCGATAAGATCGAGCCGGAATACGGCGAACGTACCGTATTGATTTATATGGCAGCCGATAATAATCTGAATAAAGACGGTGAAACCAATATAAAGTCTATCCTGAAAGGGATGGAACAAACGGCAGGACGGCTGGTGATTTATATCGATCCCCGGTATGATGTGCCTCGTCTGCTGACCGTTAAAGGGGGGAAAGGATGCCGTCTGGATACCTTGGAGACTTATACAGAAGAAAATTCGGCTTCACCCGAAGTGTTGGCAAGGGTGGTAAAGGAAGTGCAAAAAAGATATCCGGCCTCTTCCTATGGGTTGGTATTGTGGTCGCATGGTCTGGGGTGGGTGCTGCCGGAATATTCCTTCCCGGGGGGATATGCGATGCGGTTGCCTGATCCGGATATGCCGAGGACGAAATATTATGCCGAAGACGAACATCCCGGAACAACGGGGAAGGCTTATATGGATATCCGGGAGATGGCTGCCCGCTTGCCCGGACATTTCAGTTTTATCCTTTGGGATGTATGTTTTATGGGAGGTATCGAGGTGGCTTACGAATTGAGAAATAAAACCGATTATATGATCGCCTCTCCGGCAGAGGTGATTTCCGACGGGTTTCCCTATGAAAAAATGATGCCTTTGCTTTGGGGAGGAGAAGAGGCTATGAAACAGATTTGCCGGGAATATTATAACCATTACAATAAATATCAGGTTAATTCCCTGTGGCGTTCGGCGGTGGTCGGGCTGGTAAAGACCGAAGAATTAGAACCTTTGGTAGCGAAGGTACGCACTCTTTTAGCCGGGAAGACCGACTATGTGAGAGCCTGGCATTATCCGCTGAGTAAGGGGGGATTGCCTATGGTATTTTTCGATTTCGGCGACTATATCCGGAAGATGACAACCGAAGAGGAATATAACTCGTTTAAGAAACAACTAGACCGGGTTGTGATCTACAAGGCAGCTACCGAAAAATTGTTCGGTGATGAGGTGCCTGCCGATAAGTTTAGCGGCCTGACTTCATATATTCCTTTTTCGGAATGGTCTGATATGAATACCTATTATTATACTTTGGATTGGGGAGCTACGGTATACGAAAATAATTGA
- a CDS encoding O-acetyl-ADP-ribose deacetylase gives MKRLEILLDDITHLKVDAIVNAANSSLLGGGGVDGAIHRAAGPELLEECRKLNGCPTGEAKITKGYRLPAAHVIHTVGPVYRDGGHHEPELLASCYRNSLRLAVENGLKTIAFPCISTGVYRYPKLEAARIAFREITRFLAVYPGFEQVIVVCFGPEDFNIYNRLLAEGPEA, from the coding sequence ATGAAACGTTTGGAAATTCTTTTGGATGACATTACACATTTAAAGGTAGATGCGATTGTGAATGCTGCGAATTCTTCGTTGTTGGGCGGAGGAGGTGTCGATGGGGCTATTCATCGGGCGGCCGGACCTGAATTGCTGGAGGAATGCCGGAAATTGAACGGTTGCCCGACAGGAGAAGCGAAGATTACGAAAGGGTATCGTTTGCCGGCGGCTCATGTGATACATACGGTAGGACCGGTTTATCGGGACGGCGGGCATCATGAACCGGAATTGTTAGCCTCCTGTTATCGTAACAGTTTGCGGCTGGCAGTAGAGAACGGGTTGAAAACCATCGCTTTCCCCTGTATCAGTACCGGAGTATATCGTTATCCCAAACTTGAGGCTGCCCGGATCGCGTTCCGGGAGATCACTCGTTTTTTGGCTGTTTATCCCGGTTTTGAACAGGTGATTGTCGTCTGTTTCGGGCCGGAGGACTTCAATATATATAACCGGCTTTTGGCAGAAGGGCCGGAAGCTTAA
- a CDS encoding GNAT family N-acetyltransferase translates to MQPVIYPIEKKKLIAELTEEHFMRKTNKGGNEIYTFDAHSAPNLMQEVGRIRELTFRSAGGGTGKETDIDEFDVDPQTPYQQLIVWDPQEQEIIGGYRYILCDHLSLNAEGEPNLATTELFRFSDQFKSDYLPKMIELGRSFVHPIYQSTRMGRKSVFALDNLWDGLGALTVEHPQIEYFFGKVTMYTSFNIQARNMILYFIDKYFKDTVGLVVPIHPLDIQIDEEQMKKIFIGNNYNEDYKILSHYVRELGENIPPLVNAYMSLSPSMKMFGTAINPGFGGVEESAILIKIADVYEAKKKRHISTYIPRILGRLKGKK, encoded by the coding sequence ATGCAACCTGTCATTTACCCTATCGAGAAAAAGAAGCTTATCGCCGAGCTGACTGAAGAACATTTTATGCGGAAGACGAATAAAGGCGGTAATGAAATATATACCTTCGATGCTCATTCTGCTCCAAACCTGATGCAGGAAGTCGGGCGTATCCGCGAGCTTACGTTCCGTAGTGCCGGAGGTGGTACCGGGAAAGAAACCGACATCGACGAATTCGATGTCGATCCACAAACTCCTTATCAGCAACTGATCGTCTGGGATCCCCAGGAACAGGAAATTATCGGAGGCTACCGTTATATTCTTTGTGACCATCTATCGCTCAATGCCGAAGGAGAACCGAACCTGGCGACAACCGAACTTTTCCGTTTTTCAGATCAATTCAAATCCGATTACCTGCCGAAAATGATCGAACTCGGACGTTCTTTCGTACATCCGATCTACCAGTCGACCCGCATGGGACGAAAATCTGTTTTCGCTCTGGACAATCTCTGGGACGGATTGGGAGCCCTCACGGTAGAACATCCCCAGATAGAATATTTTTTCGGGAAAGTGACGATGTATACCAGTTTTAATATTCAGGCCCGGAATATGATCCTCTATTTTATAGATAAATATTTCAAGGATACAGTAGGTTTAGTGGTTCCCATCCATCCCCTGGATATTCAAATCGACGAGGAGCAGATGAAAAAAATCTTTATCGGTAATAATTATAATGAAGATTACAAGATATTGTCCCATTATGTCCGGGAATTGGGAGAAAACATTCCTCCCCTGGTAAATGCTTATATGAGTCTGTCCCCTTCGATGAAGATGTTCGGAACGGCCATCAACCCCGGTTTCGGCGGAGTGGAGGAATCTGCGATATTGATAAAAATTGCAGATGTATACGAAGCCAAAAAGAAACGGCACATTTCTACTTACATCCCCCGTATTCTCGGAAGACTGAAAGGGAAAAAATGA